The Paraburkholderia hospita DNA segment CGGCGACGCGCGCGAGCTGCCACAGCGGCTTGTGCATGATCCGCACGGTCCAGAAGTAATCGGTGAACGATGGGTCCGTGCAATAGCGGTGATACTGATCGACGATAAAGTCCCACGCCGCGCGGCTCGTCAGGAACTGTTCCTCGCTGAGCGGCGCCTTGTCGCCGATCAGTTGCACCATGTCGGCCATCATCGCGCCGGCATCGACTTCGCCACCGTTGCGCCAGGCCTCGTGCAGCGCCGCCGATTGCGCGAACGCTTGCGCATCGCCGGGAATTTCGCGCGCCGCCTGATCGTCCGCACCGGACGTCTCGTACAGATAGTGCGCCTCGAAGTGCACGACGTTGTCGGGCAGCGCGTAGGCAGCCGCCTTGTAATCCTCTTCGCGGCTGCCGATGAAAGCAATCGCAAAGCGGATCTCCGGATACGAGCGGAGCATTTCGTTGACCCAGCTCGACACGCCGCCGCGCACATACGGGAACGTGCCTTCGAGCAGCAGGCAGACATCGGCGTCCGCAGCGCGGCGCATCAGTGACGGTTTCATGTGGACCAGTAACGCGCAACAGGTTTGAGCATCGGCAGCGTCGCGGCATTGCCAAGCGACGCAAGCAGTTCGGACACGCGCGCATAGTCGCCGCGCAGATATTCGACTTCGGCAAGCCACGGCACCAGACGCTCGCGCGGAAAACCTAGCGATTGCGCACGGTCCATGTGCTGCGCGGCTTCGTCAGCGGCGCCGTTGGTCAGCGCGAGGCGGCCGCGAATCATCCACAGCGCAGCGTCGCTGGCGTCGATCTCGAGCGCGGCGCGTGCATGGCGGTCAGCCTGTTCGAGCGTGTGTCGATAGACGACACCCTGCACGAGGTTTTGATAGATCAGCTCGAAATACAGCTCGGCGAGCTGCCGGTTGATCGCATGACGATCGCCTTCCGACTGCGCCGACTCCAGCGCCTTCCCCGCATGGAAAATGCGCTGCGTCACATCGTTTTCCGCCTGATCCAGCGTGCCGTACGCGATCAGGCGCACGTCTTCGACCGGGTCCGCGAGCAGGTCGCGCAGCAGCGTGCCCGTCGTGCG contains these protein-coding regions:
- a CDS encoding tetratricopeptide repeat protein, with amino-acid sequence MNKATANRSSGGGFVAALVAVLAVLGIAIVAGIQCVGIVYFANTPTAYDPLLPAVAFNIVCGVLQALLFRLLLPLRYREPRAWSLLLLGLACTFVPLLGGLVVLVSCIWAACYPASHADDEMGDVPAPEFVTYLMSRVSHGGGARLQARLVNTKVAAADRLSALVAIQSMPTRTTGTLLRDLLADPVEDVRLIAYGTLDQAENDVTQRIFHAGKALESAQSEGDRHAINRQLAELYFELIYQNLVQGVVYRHTLEQADRHARAALEIDASDAALWMIRGRLALTNGAADEAAQHMDRAQSLGFPRERLVPWLAEVEYLRGDYARVSELLASLGNAATLPMLKPVARYWST